The DNA sequence CTGAGGCCTTCGGAACCACTTACGAGGTGGCCAAGGCATCGCTGCCTGCCGGCGAGTACCGGCAGGTCTCGGGTAACACGGCGCTGGCCTATGGCGTGGTCGCCGCGGGCCAGCTTGCAAAGACCCAGGTGGTGCTCGGCACCTACCCGATCACCCCGGCATCCGACATCCTGCATGAGCTGAGCAAGCTCAAGAACTTCGGTGTGCTGACCTTCCAGGCCGAGGACGAGATCGCCGGAATCGGTGCGGCCCTGGGTGCTTCGTTCGGTGGTGCGCTCGGCGTCACCAGCACCTCCGGCCCCGGTGTGGCTCTCAAGAGCGAGGCGGTGGGTCTGGCGGTGATGACGGAACTGCCGCTGCTGGTGATCGACGTGCAGCGCGGCGGACCGTCGACAGGTCTGCCGACCAAGACCGAGCAGGCGGACTTGCTGCAGGCGCTATACGGCCGTAACGGCGAGTCACCCATCGCGGTGCTGGCCCCGCGTTCGCCCTCGGACTGCTTCGACGTCGCCGTCGAGGCGGTGCGCATCGCGCTTACCTATCGCACCCCGGTGATGATCCTGTCCGATGGAGCGATCGCCAACGGTTCTGAGCCGTGGGCCATCCCGGATATCGCGAGCTACCCGGCGATCGAGCACACCTTCGCCACACCCGACCAGGACTTCGCGCCGTACAACCGCGATCCGGAGACACTGGCCCGGCAGTTCGCCGTTCCGGGTACCCCAGGTTTGGAGCATCGCATCGGTGGTCTGGAGAAGGCCAACGGCTCGGGCAACATCTCGTACGACCCGGCCAACCACGACCTGATGGTGCGGTTGCGCCAGCTCAAGATTGACGGAATCACGGTGCCGGACTTGGAGGTCGACGATCCGACCGGCGACGCGCAGCTGCTGATGATCGGATGGGGCAGCTCCTACGGCCCCATCGGTGAGGCATGCCGTCGTGCCCGCCGTAAGGGACTCAAGGTGGCCCACGCGCACCTGCGCCATCTCAACCCGTTCCCGACGAACCTGGGTGAGGTGCTGCGCAAGTACCCGAAGGTCGTTGCGCCAGAAATGAACCTCGGACAGCTGTCACTGTTGCTGCGCGGCAAGTTCCTGGTGGATGTGCAGTCGGTGACGAAGGTGCAGGGCATGGCCTTCCTCGCCGACGAGGTCGAAGAAATCATCGATGCGGCCCTGGACGGGTCGCTGGCCGAGAAGGAAAATCAGAAGGCTGTTCTCGCGCGTGAATCCGCGGTGGCCGTAGGGGATCGAGCATGACCGACGTACTCAATGGAACTGGCAGCCTCAACGGTTTGGAGCTTGGCCTGACCGCCAATGCTCTGGTACCGACCACCGATGTGGAGCAGAAGTCCAAGGACTTCACCTCCGATCAGGAGGTGCGCTGGTGCCCAGGTTGCGGTGACTACGTCATCCTCAACACCATCCGCGGCTTCCTGCCGGAGCTTGGCCTCAAGCGCGAGAACATCGTGTTCATCAGCGGTATCGGCTGCTCCAGCCGGTTCCCGTACTACCTGGACACCTATGGCATGCACTCGATCCATGGGCGCGCACCGGCCATCGCGACCGGCCTGGCGCTGGCTCGCGAGGACCTTTCGGTGTGGGTAGTGACCGGTGACGGTGACGCGCTGTCCATCGGCGGTAATCACCTGATCCATACGCTGCGCCGCAACGTGAACCTGACAATCCTGTTGTTCAACAACCGGATTTACGGCCTCACCAAGGGGCAGTACTCGCCGACCTCGGAGACCGGCAAGGTCACCAAGTCGACGCCCATGGGGTCGCTGGACTATCCCTTCAACCCGGTGTCGCTGGCGCTGGGCGCTGAGGCCACGTTCGTGGGACGGGCCCTGGACTCGGACAAGAAGGGCCTCTCGGAGGTACTCCGCGCCGCAGCCGCTCACCGTGGTTCGGCGTTGGTGGAGATCTTGCAGGACTGCCCTATCTTCAACGACGGGTCTTTCGACCTGTTGCGCAAGGAAGGTTTCGAACAGCGCGTCATCAATGTGAGCCAC is a window from the Mycobacteroides salmoniphilum genome containing:
- a CDS encoding 2-oxoacid:ferredoxin oxidoreductase subunit beta, which gives rise to MTDVLNGTGSLNGLELGLTANALVPTTDVEQKSKDFTSDQEVRWCPGCGDYVILNTIRGFLPELGLKRENIVFISGIGCSSRFPYYLDTYGMHSIHGRAPAIATGLALAREDLSVWVVTGDGDALSIGGNHLIHTLRRNVNLTILLFNNRIYGLTKGQYSPTSETGKVTKSTPMGSLDYPFNPVSLALGAEATFVGRALDSDKKGLSEVLRAAAAHRGSALVEILQDCPIFNDGSFDLLRKEGFEQRVINVSHGQPITFGAEGELCVIRSGFSLEVAKTADVKAEDIVVHDAYSDDPAYAFALSRLSEQDLEYTVMGVFRSVQRATYDDLARQQLTAAAAAKPSDTAALQALLTGRDTWTVS
- a CDS encoding 2-oxoacid:acceptor oxidoreductase subunit alpha, with the translated sequence MVAYVPPPPEFVVKGRSPVGDGAVSEKLEKVVIRFAGDSGDGMQLTGDRFTSEAAVFGNDLATQPNYPAEIRAPQGTLPGVSSFQIQIADYDILTAGDRPDVLVAMNPAALKANIGDLPRGGMVIANSDEFTKRNLAKVGYQSDPLEHDDMSDYVVYQVPMTTLALGAVEPAGVSKKDGARTKNMFALGLLSWMYHRPLEGTEQFLREKFAKKPDVAEANILAFRAGWNYGETTEAFGTTYEVAKASLPAGEYRQVSGNTALAYGVVAAGQLAKTQVVLGTYPITPASDILHELSKLKNFGVLTFQAEDEIAGIGAALGASFGGALGVTSTSGPGVALKSEAVGLAVMTELPLLVIDVQRGGPSTGLPTKTEQADLLQALYGRNGESPIAVLAPRSPSDCFDVAVEAVRIALTYRTPVMILSDGAIANGSEPWAIPDIASYPAIEHTFATPDQDFAPYNRDPETLARQFAVPGTPGLEHRIGGLEKANGSGNISYDPANHDLMVRLRQLKIDGITVPDLEVDDPTGDAQLLMIGWGSSYGPIGEACRRARRKGLKVAHAHLRHLNPFPTNLGEVLRKYPKVVAPEMNLGQLSLLLRGKFLVDVQSVTKVQGMAFLADEVEEIIDAALDGSLAEKENQKAVLARESAVAVGDRA